The Punica granatum isolate Tunisia-2019 chromosome 4, ASM765513v2, whole genome shotgun sequence genome has a window encoding:
- the LOC116206220 gene encoding uncharacterized protein LOC116206220 translates to MILYLPPSPSSSSSSFLLFPRFTSDRTMRLAARSRGPFINKPHITIAAAIPARDRVMDFGKYKGQMLGTLPSTYLRWISKNLRARDFEEWSRLADEVLEDPVYKDKIEWEFAEGLLNGNRATTSKTESAVSELLEISERFGWDNNDKVGWSRVNFELLGTSKGGRIPRRIHSSNGKEGRDLMSASGETSRGDGFRITGGGGSGGGLVLSEEEKRRRERRERLKSKRSERHKYGFKSGANVVDEVMKKLGRNTDANANANANANADGGRGEGEEEASWSGSNKNMVELEEVYNPFPGRKGLLKKVRSLKHQKRPLCL, encoded by the exons ATGATCCTTTACCTTCCTCCCagtccttcttcttcttcttcatcattcTTATTATTCCCAAGATTCACATCCGATCGGACCATGAGGTTGGCAGCTCGCAGTCGTGGACCTTTTATCAATAAACCCCACATTACCATTGCCGCCGCCATCCCAGCCCGAGACAGAGTCATGGACTTCGGCAAGTACAAAGGCCAGATGCTCGGAACTCTACCTTCAACCTACCTCCGGTGGATATCCAAGAACCTCCGAGCCCGCGATTTCGAGGAGTGGTCCAGGTTAGCGG ATGAGGTCCTTGAAGATCCGGTGTACAAGGACAAAATCGAGTGGGAGTTTGCTGAAGGGCTGCTCAACGGGAATAGGGCCACCACATCGAAGACTGAGAGTGCTGTCTCCGAACTGCTGGAGATCAGTGAGAGATTCGGGTGGGATAATAACGACAAGGTGGGCTGGAGCAGGGTGAATTTCGAGCTCCTAGGCACATCCAAAGGTGGGAGGATACCCAGAAGGATTCATTCGAGCAACGGCAAAGAAGGTAGAGATTTGATGAGTGCATCAGGTGAGACAAGTAGAGGGGATGGATTCAGGATCACAGGGGGAGGTGGAAGTGGAGGGGGGCTCGTCTTGTcagaagaggagaagaggaggagagagaggagggagaggCTGAAATCGAAGAGATCGGAGAGACACAAGTACGGATTCAAGTCTGGGGCTAACGTAGTTGATGAGGTGATGAAGAAGCTAGGCAGAAATACTGATGCCAATGCCAATGCCAACGCCAATGCCAATGCCGATGGGGGCAGAggagaaggggaagaagaggCATCCTGGTCGGGATCAAACAAGAATATGGTAGAACTAGAAGAGGTTTATAACCCCTTCCCCGGGCGCAAAGGGCTTCTCAAGAAGGTGCGCAGCCTCAAGCACCAGAAGAGACCACTGTGTCTATGA
- the LOC116204117 gene encoding uncharacterized protein At1g28695-like, giving the protein MEISKTSSLNLTILALLLMTGLLYIFLNSNSSPISLFPTRIASSSCSEHRIPAESASHEAPPPDDLDLALRRASIANRTVIIAIMNKAYADPANSVDSDQTMLDLFLESFWLGEGTRKLLDHVLIVAMDRTAYMMCSFRRLNCYRLVTEGVDFAGEKLYMSEDFIKMMWSRTIFLTDVLRRGYSFIFTDTDVLWLRNPFGRLSSNETEDLQISTDYFNGDPWSEANSINTGFYFVRSNNLTVSLFEKWYSMKDNSTGKKEQDVLLDLMRSVTFRALGLKVRFLDTLYFSGFCSNSRDFEAVTTVHANCCRTIVAKILDLTAALRDWKRYKFSNRNGTAPYVWSKHVNCLKSWSP; this is encoded by the exons ATGGAGATCTCCAAGACCTCTAGCCTGAACCTCACAATCCTCGCCCTCCTCTTGATGACCGGGCTTCTTTATATCTTCCTCAACTCTAATTCATCTCCAATCTCACTTTTCCCTACGAGAATTGCATCCTCGTCCTGCTCCGAACACAGAATACCA GCAGAGTCTGCGTCCCATGAAGCCCCGCCGCCAGATGACCTCGACCTTGCACTGAGAAGGgcctccatagcaaaccggaCCGTGATCATAGCCATAATGAATAAAGCTTATGCGGATCCTGCAAACTCGGTGGACTCAGACCAGACCATGCTGGACCTGTTCTTGGAGAGCTTCTGGCTCGGGGAGGGCACGAGGAAGCTGCTCGACCATGTCCTGATTGTGGCAATGGACCGGACGGCCTACATGATGTGCAGCTTCCGCAGGCTCAACTGCTACAGGTTAGTGACGGAGGGTGTCGATTTCGCGGGGGAGAAGCTCTACATGTCAGAGGATTTCATCAAGATGATGTGGAGCAGGACCATCTTCTTAACTGACGTTCTGAGACGGGGTTACAGCTTCATTTTCAcg GATACAGACGTTCTGTGGTTGAGGAATCCGTTTGGCCGATTAAGCAGTAATGAAACCGAAGATCTCCAGATCAGCACCGATTATTTCAACGGTGACCCTTGGTCGGAGGCAAACTCCATCAACACAGGCTTCTACTTCGTGCGATCAAACAACCTGACAGTCTCATTGTTCGAAAAATGGTACTCCATGAAGGACAACTCTACGGGAAAGAAGGAACAAGATGTCCTGTTGGACCTAATGCGATCGGTCACATTCAGAGCACTGGGACTTAAAGTTAGGTTTTTGGACACCCTTTACTTCAGCGGGTTCTGTTCCAATAGTAGAGATTTTGAGGCAGTCACCACCGTGCATGCCAACTGCTGCCGAACCATAGTCGCGAAGATATTAGACCTTACAGCAGCTCTTAGGGACTGGAAGCGCTACAAGTTTTCAAACCGGAATGGCACAGCTCCTTACGTGTGGTCGAAGCATGTCAATTGCTTGAAATCGTGGAGCCCATAA